A window from Aquabacterium sp. NJ1 encodes these proteins:
- a CDS encoding aldo/keto reductase — protein sequence MTPSTPTIPQRTLGRNGPQVSALGLGCMGMSDFYGTADDAHSLAVLNHALDIGVSLLDTADMYGVGANERLLAPLLSARRSEVVLATKFGNVRAPDGKLLRIDGSPAYVRQACEASLQRLGVDHIDLYYQHRVDKTVPIEETVGAMADLVRQGKVRHLGLSEASAATLRRAAAVHPIAALQTEYSLWTRDVEAEILPTCRELGIALVPYSPLGRGFLTGTIRNVDSLDSSDWRRANPRFQGDNLSANLALADALGELATAWGYSPAQLALAWLLDQGPDIVPIPGTRRIERLDENAAAACIQFSDAQRAQMAAMLAAHPVAGTRYPEAAMNALNA from the coding sequence ATGACCCCATCCACACCCACCATCCCCCAACGTACCTTGGGCCGCAATGGCCCGCAAGTCTCAGCCCTGGGCCTGGGCTGCATGGGCATGTCGGACTTTTATGGCACCGCCGACGATGCCCACTCGCTGGCCGTGCTGAACCATGCACTGGACATCGGAGTCTCGCTGCTGGACACCGCCGACATGTACGGCGTGGGCGCCAACGAGCGCCTGCTGGCACCGTTGCTGAGCGCGCGACGCAGCGAGGTGGTGCTGGCCACCAAATTCGGGAATGTGCGCGCACCGGACGGCAAGTTGCTCCGCATCGACGGCAGCCCCGCATACGTGCGCCAGGCCTGTGAAGCGAGCCTGCAGCGCCTGGGTGTGGATCACATCGACCTCTACTACCAGCACCGGGTGGACAAGACCGTGCCCATTGAAGAAACGGTGGGGGCCATGGCCGATCTGGTGCGCCAGGGCAAAGTGCGCCACCTGGGCCTGTCGGAAGCCTCGGCCGCCACGCTGCGCCGGGCTGCGGCGGTGCACCCGATTGCAGCGCTGCAAACTGAATACTCGCTTTGGACGCGCGACGTGGAAGCTGAAATCCTGCCCACTTGCCGCGAACTGGGTATCGCGCTGGTGCCTTACAGCCCGCTGGGCCGCGGCTTCCTCACCGGCACGATCCGCAACGTCGATAGCCTGGACAGCAGCGACTGGCGCCGAGCCAATCCACGTTTTCAGGGTGACAACCTGTCAGCCAATCTGGCCCTGGCCGATGCACTGGGCGAACTGGCTACCGCCTGGGGATACAGCCCTGCCCAATTGGCCCTGGCCTGGCTGCTGGACCAAGGCCCGGACATCGTGCCCATTCCCGGTACCCGCCGCATCGAACGCCTGGATGAGAACGCGGCGGCAGCCTGCATCCAGTTCAGCGATGCCCAGCGTGCTCAGATGGCTGCGATGCTGGCAGCCCACCCAGTGGCAGGCACACGCTACCCGGAGGCGGCGATGAACGCGCTCAATGCCTGA
- a CDS encoding DUF3320 domain-containing protein → MSEKEELRGFLPQAQDGLSEPVNPGSEQSSERADLNVPTLSVQAVMAPKLSLADFQNAVPLIRELAVVSTLTEDAGQLELSLLSAPAFVRPKTWRLDAVRSGETYCIRDVDVQLDGPLLTRLTEAEVATVTLSLRAVGGNGDPLAEATVNVELLPRNQWGGLSHLPDMVAAFVQPNDPAIDRLLKKAADVLRDHGKSAALDGYRQGGPKRAWELASALWGAVISMKLDYALPPASFEHRGQKIRGATQIADSGLGTCMDLALLFCSALEQLGLNPLVVFTRGHAFAGVWLKPEEFSTTVVDDVTALRKRLKLKELVLFETTLVTQRPPVPFGLATEMGADQVAEGKDDTFELAIDVRRARLQRIKPIASPENVQPAVPVESSLDEDAPLDEAPDLPEDDPHEVDESRLDPKDRLARWQRKLLDLSLRNNLLNFRAAKKALKLNAPDPGSLEDLLSDGKEIKLLPRPDLMDGSDPRSQVIHESRDRENLRRQFALDALNRREVFIDLPQDELDVRLVDMYRNARTTLQEGGSNTLFIALGFLTWNRADKEDVKYRAPLILIPVSLNRRSVRSGFTVSLHDDEPRFNPTLIEMLRQDFQLNLGVAEGELPRDEHGLDIAKIWNSVSAAIKDIKGWEVSEEVVLSTFSFAKYLMWVDLVQRTDQLRQSPVVKHLIDTPRDPYPSTTTFPHPRTLDKSFAPQDTFCPLPADSSQLSAVMAAARGKDFVLIGPPGTGKSQTISNLIAQCLAEGKRVLFVSEKIAALDVVYRRLREVGLGEFCLELHSSKARKADVLAQLKNAWDARGAVDATVWQQEADRLKRTRDELNAYVERLHHRHSNGRSIYEAIGVVVDGSDVPVLPFSWATHSAHTDSDTELLREVVDRLEVNALAVGPQALSSGPLVEVGHSDWSPSWQQSLIDAARQLLPVCDGVQSAAERFFASIRLETMPLSRRARIALASLARSLPSASGRDWRFAFKPDARSTVDRLQIGKEFLLQHWALSARLSPGWDAATRQEVQKAQAVLQQRREVHASLTHPWSPYAQDSLRAGITLLEEIQRLEQSLSVRYSESIEQVNVYQLSRDHAKASKSVWPMSWFGLRKIRQVLEGAVAGQGELDVAKDLATLVAIRDKRSEVEKLDVVDVVSVVWRGLKSRTEVLKAALKLQTALKAAHENATYDLTELEQLAAGKGGDALAAEVKKLELLAQLDSQLLGWSSLAEVTQGVWAGLNTDGPAIEEALAFTKAMSGLRDFGSVPGEFDLVAAGACGATLEQDLELLRERRGIETQLDGLGELSAVCRGLWKSLETDLAELDAAVAFQRSVAAAIANLASGPEAVSAVSEKLEQLATAGNALLAEGGPVEESGQAYLAALERLQPFIDQLASLGSFNQEGAASYAESDVSVIKSKCEAIITSEHKLNAWCAWRKVSQQAMALGLISLVTGLVNGAVAPTGVRRAFEANYCRWWLNAVVDSEPVIRSFVSAEHEKRIGDFRALDRRFTELTKSWLRANLCKGLPSQDDVTRSSEWGFLKHEITKKRAHKPLRELMSNIPTALTKLTPCLLMSPLSIAQYLAADAEPFDVVVFDEASQIPVWDAIGAIARGKQVVMVGDPKQLPPTNFFDRAESSVDEEDVEGDMESILDECMGASLPTMDLSWHYRSRNESLIAFSNHRYYGGRLVTFPSPVTEDRAVSFHHVNGTYEKGGARVNKQEAKALVADIVARLRSPGFRASKLTIGVVTFNTEQQKLIEDLLDEERRQDPSLEPFFAESELEPLFVKNLESVQGDERDIMYFSITYGPDGGGHVSMNFGPMNRTGGERRLNVAITRARQELRVFSTLKGEQIDLSRTQSHGVRDLKHFLEFAERGPRALFEVTHGSLGGFESPFEEAVAGALASKGWVLHTQVGASAFRVDLAVVHPDAPGAYLAGVECDGATYHRSATARDRDMLREQVLRGLGWEILRIWSTDWWVNPSGTLDRVCRQLNALLEASRVKRALEAERDAAAAEALAVIQSAKAEERRVPNAVVDVSDSTLPSTQDVQYSFKEASDAIYTGISVNPVVSMNELPRRQYTECDLSTEVDACDPDSFHNSSYDEQLLGLIGRIVVVEGPVLDVVLARRISRAHGWQRTGARIQERVEQLARQVYKTTEEDVGTFYWPDSLTPGGEVEFRWPARDTQRSFDEVCMEELKALAVILDRQGLSDDEVLVGMARELGVLRLRAASRGRLEAALFKSRNLAS, encoded by the coding sequence ATGTCCGAAAAGGAAGAGCTCAGAGGCTTCTTGCCACAGGCACAGGATGGCCTGAGCGAGCCAGTGAATCCAGGTAGTGAACAGAGCAGCGAACGTGCGGATTTGAATGTTCCTACGCTGTCAGTTCAGGCGGTGATGGCGCCGAAGCTTAGCCTTGCTGACTTTCAAAATGCTGTCCCGTTGATCAGGGAGTTGGCTGTTGTCAGCACGTTGACTGAAGATGCCGGGCAGTTAGAGTTGTCCCTCTTGTCTGCGCCAGCTTTTGTGAGGCCCAAGACCTGGCGACTGGACGCTGTTCGGTCAGGTGAGACCTATTGCATCCGCGACGTGGACGTTCAGCTGGATGGTCCGTTGTTGACGCGCCTGACCGAGGCAGAGGTAGCGACTGTGACCTTGTCTCTGCGAGCGGTGGGGGGCAACGGTGATCCCTTGGCAGAAGCGACAGTCAATGTCGAACTTCTGCCTCGCAACCAATGGGGCGGGCTGTCTCACTTGCCGGACATGGTGGCTGCATTCGTTCAGCCGAACGACCCTGCGATAGACCGGTTGCTGAAGAAGGCTGCAGATGTGCTGCGAGATCACGGCAAAAGCGCAGCCTTGGATGGATACAGGCAAGGCGGTCCAAAGCGTGCCTGGGAGCTTGCCAGCGCTTTGTGGGGCGCTGTGATTTCGATGAAGCTGGACTATGCCCTGCCGCCAGCAAGCTTCGAGCATCGCGGTCAGAAGATCCGTGGGGCAACGCAGATTGCAGACTCAGGCTTGGGAACCTGCATGGACCTGGCATTGCTGTTTTGCTCTGCACTCGAGCAGTTGGGGCTCAATCCATTGGTGGTGTTCACACGGGGGCATGCCTTTGCGGGTGTTTGGCTGAAGCCGGAAGAGTTTTCAACCACGGTGGTGGACGATGTCACCGCGCTCAGAAAGCGACTGAAGCTCAAGGAGCTCGTGCTGTTTGAGACGACTCTGGTGACTCAGCGTCCTCCTGTGCCTTTTGGTCTTGCGACTGAAATGGGGGCGGACCAAGTTGCCGAGGGGAAGGACGATACGTTCGAGTTGGCCATTGACGTGCGCAGAGCTCGTTTGCAGCGCATCAAGCCCATCGCCAGCCCTGAGAACGTTCAGCCGGCCGTGCCAGTCGAGTCGTCACTGGATGAAGATGCACCTCTGGATGAGGCTCCTGATTTGCCAGAGGATGATCCGCACGAGGTTGACGAGTCCAGGCTTGATCCCAAAGATCGCCTCGCACGTTGGCAAAGGAAGTTGCTTGACTTGTCCCTGCGCAACAACCTGCTGAACTTCCGCGCAGCGAAGAAGGCGTTGAAGCTCAATGCGCCTGACCCCGGATCCCTGGAAGACCTTCTCTCAGACGGGAAGGAAATCAAGCTACTGCCGCGACCGGATTTGATGGATGGTAGTGACCCTCGGAGTCAGGTCATTCATGAAAGCCGAGATAGAGAGAACCTGCGCCGGCAGTTCGCTTTGGATGCCTTGAATCGCCGAGAGGTGTTCATCGATCTTCCGCAAGACGAGCTTGATGTCCGGCTGGTGGATATGTACCGCAATGCACGGACCACTCTGCAAGAGGGTGGCTCCAACACCTTGTTCATCGCACTGGGCTTTCTCACATGGAACCGAGCGGATAAAGAAGACGTCAAGTACCGAGCACCACTGATTTTGATTCCAGTCTCCCTCAACAGGCGGAGCGTGCGATCGGGCTTTACGGTGTCTCTGCATGACGACGAGCCGCGGTTCAACCCGACGCTCATCGAGATGCTCCGTCAGGACTTTCAGCTGAATTTGGGCGTGGCGGAGGGGGAGTTGCCTCGCGATGAGCACGGGTTGGACATCGCAAAGATCTGGAACTCTGTATCTGCGGCCATCAAGGACATCAAAGGCTGGGAAGTGTCGGAAGAGGTGGTTTTGTCCACCTTCTCCTTTGCTAAGTACTTGATGTGGGTAGACCTGGTGCAGCGTACAGATCAATTGCGCCAGAGTCCCGTCGTGAAGCATCTGATCGACACGCCTCGTGACCCGTATCCCAGTACGACGACATTTCCGCATCCGCGAACCCTCGACAAGAGCTTTGCGCCGCAAGATACGTTCTGCCCGCTGCCAGCCGACTCGTCCCAGTTGTCGGCTGTAATGGCCGCTGCACGAGGTAAGGACTTCGTGTTGATCGGCCCGCCTGGAACAGGTAAGAGCCAGACGATCTCAAACCTGATTGCGCAGTGTCTGGCTGAGGGCAAGCGCGTGCTGTTTGTTTCAGAGAAGATCGCCGCACTGGATGTCGTCTACCGACGCCTGCGTGAGGTGGGCCTGGGTGAGTTTTGTCTGGAGTTGCATTCGAGCAAGGCACGTAAGGCAGACGTTCTAGCGCAGCTGAAGAATGCGTGGGATGCTCGCGGGGCGGTCGATGCTACGGTTTGGCAACAAGAGGCGGATCGCCTCAAGCGAACCAGAGACGAGCTCAATGCCTACGTGGAGCGGCTTCATCATCGACATTCCAATGGTCGATCCATTTATGAGGCCATCGGCGTGGTGGTCGACGGCTCGGACGTTCCGGTACTTCCCTTTTCGTGGGCAACGCACTCCGCGCATACGGATAGCGACACTGAGTTGCTTCGTGAGGTAGTGGATCGGCTTGAAGTCAATGCATTGGCCGTTGGCCCTCAGGCATTGTCCAGCGGTCCCCTCGTAGAGGTTGGGCACTCAGATTGGTCGCCATCCTGGCAGCAGTCACTTATCGATGCCGCCCGGCAATTGCTCCCAGTTTGCGACGGCGTTCAATCTGCGGCCGAGCGCTTTTTCGCCTCGATCAGGCTGGAGACCATGCCGCTGTCGCGTCGAGCGCGCATTGCTTTGGCGTCGCTGGCTAGGTCCTTGCCGTCTGCTTCTGGGCGTGACTGGCGCTTCGCCTTTAAGCCAGATGCTCGGTCTACCGTGGATCGGCTCCAGATTGGCAAGGAATTCCTACTGCAACACTGGGCGCTGTCTGCCCGGCTTTCTCCCGGCTGGGATGCGGCGACCAGGCAAGAGGTACAAAAGGCCCAGGCCGTTCTACAGCAGCGTCGAGAGGTGCATGCCAGTCTTACCCATCCCTGGTCGCCATATGCGCAAGACAGCTTGCGCGCAGGTATTACGCTCCTGGAGGAGATTCAACGTCTTGAGCAGTCTTTGTCGGTTCGCTACAGCGAATCGATCGAGCAGGTCAATGTCTACCAGCTGAGTCGTGATCACGCTAAGGCTAGCAAGTCGGTCTGGCCGATGTCTTGGTTTGGGCTGCGCAAAATCCGCCAGGTGTTGGAGGGAGCCGTTGCAGGACAGGGTGAATTGGATGTGGCCAAGGACCTCGCGACACTTGTCGCGATTCGAGACAAGCGGTCGGAAGTCGAGAAGCTGGATGTGGTCGATGTGGTGAGCGTTGTCTGGCGTGGCTTGAAGTCACGTACAGAGGTTCTCAAGGCAGCGCTTAAGTTGCAAACGGCGTTGAAGGCTGCACATGAGAACGCCACCTATGACTTGACTGAGTTGGAGCAATTGGCCGCTGGCAAAGGCGGCGATGCCTTGGCCGCCGAAGTCAAGAAGTTGGAGCTGTTGGCTCAATTGGATAGCCAGCTACTTGGATGGTCGTCCCTGGCCGAAGTCACCCAAGGCGTGTGGGCGGGTCTGAATACGGACGGCCCTGCCATCGAGGAGGCGCTGGCTTTCACTAAGGCAATGTCTGGCCTGCGCGACTTTGGCTCTGTGCCCGGCGAATTCGATCTGGTTGCGGCGGGAGCATGCGGCGCAACACTCGAACAAGACTTGGAACTCTTGAGGGAGCGTAGGGGCATTGAAACTCAGTTGGACGGTCTGGGGGAACTGAGTGCGGTCTGTCGCGGTCTTTGGAAATCTCTAGAAACTGACTTGGCGGAGTTGGACGCTGCTGTGGCATTTCAACGGTCGGTGGCCGCAGCGATTGCTAACCTGGCGTCGGGACCAGAAGCGGTCTCGGCTGTATCGGAAAAGCTGGAGCAACTTGCCACTGCAGGCAATGCACTCTTGGCAGAAGGAGGACCCGTTGAGGAGTCCGGTCAGGCTTATCTAGCGGCCCTGGAGCGTCTTCAGCCGTTCATTGACCAATTGGCAAGTCTCGGTTCCTTCAATCAAGAAGGCGCAGCGAGTTACGCCGAGTCTGATGTCAGCGTCATCAAGAGCAAGTGCGAGGCGATCATCACCTCGGAGCACAAGCTCAATGCGTGGTGTGCCTGGCGTAAGGTCAGCCAGCAGGCCATGGCGTTGGGCCTGATCTCGCTGGTGACTGGACTTGTGAATGGCGCTGTTGCACCCACGGGTGTGCGCCGTGCGTTTGAGGCGAACTACTGCCGGTGGTGGCTCAATGCCGTAGTGGACAGCGAACCAGTGATTCGCTCCTTCGTGTCGGCTGAGCATGAAAAGCGAATAGGTGACTTCCGTGCGCTTGATCGCCGGTTTACCGAGCTGACGAAGTCATGGTTACGGGCCAACCTTTGCAAGGGGTTGCCGTCGCAAGACGATGTGACTCGGAGTTCAGAGTGGGGGTTCCTGAAGCACGAGATCACAAAGAAGCGGGCACACAAGCCCCTTCGTGAGTTGATGAGCAATATCCCGACGGCCTTGACCAAGTTGACGCCTTGCCTGCTGATGAGCCCGCTCTCGATCGCGCAGTACCTGGCCGCCGATGCAGAGCCCTTTGACGTCGTTGTCTTTGACGAAGCGTCCCAGATCCCAGTCTGGGACGCAATTGGTGCGATCGCTCGAGGTAAGCAGGTTGTGATGGTAGGTGATCCCAAACAGCTTCCGCCCACGAACTTCTTCGATCGAGCTGAGTCCTCGGTTGACGAGGAGGACGTGGAGGGAGACATGGAGAGCATCTTGGATGAATGCATGGGGGCCAGCCTGCCCACAATGGATTTGTCATGGCACTACCGCAGCCGCAATGAGAGCTTGATCGCCTTCTCCAACCACCGCTACTACGGCGGTCGTTTGGTGACGTTCCCGTCTCCTGTTACAGAAGACCGAGCTGTGAGCTTCCATCACGTCAATGGGACATATGAGAAGGGGGGCGCCCGCGTCAACAAGCAAGAGGCTAAGGCGCTCGTGGCGGACATTGTTGCAAGACTGCGCTCGCCTGGTTTCCGCGCCTCAAAGCTGACCATCGGTGTGGTGACTTTCAACACAGAGCAGCAAAAGCTCATCGAGGACTTGCTGGATGAGGAGCGGAGGCAGGACCCGAGCCTGGAGCCATTCTTCGCAGAGTCTGAGTTGGAGCCGCTGTTCGTGAAGAACCTTGAAAGTGTTCAGGGCGACGAGCGCGACATCATGTACTTCTCGATCACTTACGGTCCGGATGGAGGCGGTCACGTATCAATGAACTTCGGGCCGATGAATCGAACCGGTGGTGAGCGCCGCTTGAACGTAGCGATTACACGTGCGCGTCAGGAGTTGCGTGTCTTCTCGACACTGAAAGGTGAGCAAATTGATCTCTCTCGCACTCAGTCTCATGGTGTGAGAGACCTCAAGCACTTCCTGGAGTTTGCAGAGCGAGGGCCTCGGGCCTTGTTCGAGGTGACGCATGGCAGTTTGGGTGGATTTGAGAGCCCATTCGAAGAAGCCGTTGCGGGTGCGTTGGCATCCAAAGGCTGGGTGCTGCATACGCAGGTGGGCGCCTCTGCTTTCCGTGTTGACCTGGCAGTTGTTCACCCGGATGCGCCTGGTGCGTACTTGGCAGGTGTCGAATGCGATGGCGCGACCTACCATCGATCGGCAACTGCGCGGGATAGAGACATGCTGCGTGAGCAAGTGCTCCGAGGCCTTGGCTGGGAGATCCTTCGCATCTGGTCCACCGATTGGTGGGTCAATCCCAGCGGCACGCTTGATCGAGTTTGCAGGCAACTGAATGCCTTGCTGGAGGCTAGTCGTGTGAAGCGCGCTCTGGAGGCCGAGAGGGACGCTGCTGCGGCTGAGGCATTGGCTGTCATCCAGAGTGCCAAGGCTGAGGAAAGGCGTGTCCCCAACGCCGTCGTCGATGTATCAGACTCAACGTTGCCGAGTACACAGGATGTTCAGTACTCCTTCAAAGAGGCCTCTGATGCCATCTATACCGGCATATCGGTGAACCCGGTTGTCTCCATGAATGAATTGCCGAGACGGCAATACACAGAGTGCGATTTAAGCACCGAGGTTGATGCATGCGATCCAGACTCCTTCCATAACAGTTCATACGATGAACAGCTATTGGGCTTGATTGGCAGGATTGTGGTCGTTGAAGGGCCTGTGCTCGACGTAGTGCTGGCAAGGCGAATCTCGCGTGCTCATGGCTGGCAGAGGACTGGAGCCCGGATCCAAGAGCGTGTGGAGCAACTCGCTCGGCAGGTCTACAAGACAACGGAAGAGGACGTCGGGACCTTCTATTGGCCGGACTCCTTGACACCAGGTGGGGAAGTTGAGTTCAGATGGCCTGCGAGGGACACCCAGCGATCATTCGACGAAGTTTGTATGGAGGAGTTGAAGGCCTTGGCAGTCATTCTCGACCGGCAAGGCTTGAGCGACGATGAGGTCTTGGTTGGAATGGCGAGAGAGCTAGGGGTTCTGAGATTGAGAGCCGCAAGCCGGGGCCGGCTGGAGGCGGCGTTGTTCAAGTCCCGGAACTTGGCTTCGTAA
- a CDS encoding PEP-CTERM sorting domain-containing protein: protein MSNISIDLTQKRVYASVSGPIRLSDVTTLNLSAAVPEPSTWAMDLPALALLGLVLRRSGRY, encoded by the coding sequence GTGAGCAACATCAGCATCGACTTAACCCAGAAGCGCGTGTACGCCAGCGTCAGCGGCCCCATCAGACTGAGCGATGTCACCACACTCAACCTGAGCGCCGCCGTGCCCGAGCCATCGACCTGGGCCATGGACCTCCCGGCCCTGGCCCTGCTCGGGTTGGTCCTCCGCCGCTCGGGCCGGTACTAG
- a CDS encoding YdeI family protein, whose amino-acid sequence MPIDPSADEPALFKNAKAFETWLKRHHATADGLWLKIAKRHANEASVTYPEAVEIALCWGWIDGQKKSLDEQYFLQRFTPRRARSVWSKVNVDKAEALIKAGRMQAPGLAQIEAAKADGRWARAYDGARTSEVPEDLIAALDAAPAAKAFFSTINASNRYAVLWRIQTAVKPETRARRITQLVEMLARGETVHIFKPKAKAKD is encoded by the coding sequence ATGCCCATTGATCCGTCTGCCGATGAACCAGCCTTGTTCAAGAACGCCAAGGCGTTCGAAACCTGGTTGAAACGGCACCATGCCACGGCTGATGGCCTGTGGCTCAAGATCGCCAAGCGCCATGCCAACGAAGCCAGCGTCACCTACCCAGAAGCGGTGGAGATCGCGCTCTGCTGGGGCTGGATCGACGGCCAGAAGAAGAGCCTGGACGAACAATACTTCCTCCAACGATTCACCCCCAGGCGCGCCCGCAGCGTCTGGTCGAAAGTCAATGTCGACAAGGCCGAGGCCCTCATCAAGGCGGGCCGCATGCAAGCGCCGGGCCTTGCGCAGATCGAGGCGGCCAAGGCCGACGGCCGATGGGCGCGGGCGTACGACGGCGCGCGCACGTCCGAGGTACCCGAAGACCTGATCGCTGCGCTCGACGCCGCCCCGGCAGCAAAAGCGTTCTTCTCAACGATCAATGCCTCAAACCGCTACGCGGTCTTGTGGCGCATCCAAACGGCCGTGAAACCCGAGACGCGTGCGAGGCGAATCACGCAGCTCGTGGAGATGCTCGCGCGCGGGGAGACCGTTCATATATTCAAGCCCAAGGCCAAAGCCAAGGATTGA
- a CDS encoding AraC family transcriptional regulator — protein sequence MEALRQDALAIALRHAPSDGLHDGRVPGLQLIRASMPAQPLPAVYEPGLVLVLQGRKQATLGAEVLHYDPLHCLLVSMTLLPVGQITEASVEQPYLCLRLQSSPTDLAALLLEAGQATASADIEEGPTRALNLAPVSTPLLDATVRLLRLLDEPQDVPVLAPLLQREVFYRVLTGPLGPRLRALAQSDSQTRRIARAIELLRQRYDQPLRVDELAAVAHMSASTLHLHFKQLTALSPLQYQKHLRLHHARRLMLAEGLDAARAAVQVGYESPSQFSREYRRLFGSPPRADVTRVRAGAAA from the coding sequence TTGGAAGCTTTGCGCCAGGACGCGTTGGCCATTGCATTGCGCCATGCGCCCAGCGATGGCCTGCATGACGGCCGGGTGCCGGGCCTGCAATTGATCCGCGCCAGCATGCCGGCCCAGCCATTACCGGCTGTGTACGAACCCGGCCTCGTGCTGGTGCTGCAAGGGCGCAAGCAGGCCACGTTGGGTGCGGAGGTGCTGCACTACGACCCACTGCATTGCCTGCTGGTGTCCATGACACTGCTGCCCGTAGGTCAGATCACCGAGGCCAGTGTCGAGCAGCCCTATCTGTGCCTGCGCTTGCAAAGCAGTCCGACCGATCTGGCGGCGCTGTTGCTTGAGGCTGGGCAAGCCACGGCCTCGGCTGATATCGAAGAGGGGCCGACCCGTGCGCTCAACCTGGCCCCTGTGAGCACGCCGCTTCTGGACGCCACGGTACGCCTGCTGCGCTTGCTGGACGAACCACAGGACGTGCCCGTGCTGGCTCCGCTCCTGCAGCGCGAGGTCTTCTATCGGGTGCTCACTGGCCCCCTGGGCCCGCGCCTGCGCGCCTTGGCGCAGTCCGACAGCCAGACGCGCCGCATCGCCCGTGCCATTGAGTTGCTGCGCCAGCGCTATGACCAGCCGCTTCGGGTGGACGAGTTGGCGGCCGTGGCGCACATGAGTGCTTCCACGCTGCACCTGCATTTCAAGCAGCTGACGGCCCTGTCGCCCTTGCAGTACCAGAAGCACCTGCGGCTGCATCACGCTCGCCGCTTGATGCTGGCAGAGGGGCTGGATGCCGCCCGTGCAGCCGTCCAGGTGGGTTATGAGAGCCCGTCCCAGTTCAGCCGCGAGTACCGGCGCCTGTTCGGCAGCCCACCTCGGGCCGATGTGACCCGTGTCAGGGCCGGGGCCGCCGCGTAG
- a CDS encoding bifunctional 3-(3-hydroxy-phenyl)propionate/3-hydroxycinnamic acid hydroxylase, producing MNLPNQTDVLLVGLGPVGAALANLLGQYGVQVLAIDKANDIFKAPRAIALDNEALRVLQMCGIHDGDIDTIAIPEVRMHSPHFGFYSRANTAGAVDGHPKLVTFYQPQLEQVLRERLAAHATVHVALGASLQGFEQDASGVRAQISDASGTPRDVHAKYIVGADGANSLVRSLLGLDFKGKTYAEDWLVVDAKRLPQAIDHVEFICDPQRPTPHMVAPGDRQRWEFKLQPGETREEMERPETVRRLLAPWAQGQEIDIERVAVYRFHARVADTFQVKRAFLVGDAAHITPPFVGQGLVAGLRDVANLGWKLAWVVQGRAQEALLPTYSRERQPHAREMIQLAQWMGRLVMPGNSMQAWLTHGMMKTLSSIPRIKNLFENLEIKPANRFKTGCFAPGKACAGLIRGGQLPQGWVRALHDREHMLSDDALGQGLVLVGFGVDPAASLPQDVRNKWRQAGGQFLRIAPRGQPANEATVPTWEDLDNSFGSPKVPAGWVAAVRPDRVVMADGPLASTTQLAQQSLALLCAT from the coding sequence ATGAACTTGCCAAACCAGACCGATGTCCTGCTGGTGGGTCTCGGCCCCGTGGGCGCCGCACTGGCCAACCTGCTGGGCCAGTATGGCGTGCAGGTGCTCGCCATCGACAAGGCGAACGACATCTTCAAGGCACCCCGCGCCATCGCCCTGGATAACGAGGCTTTGCGCGTGCTGCAGATGTGCGGCATCCACGATGGCGACATCGACACCATCGCCATCCCGGAGGTGCGCATGCACTCGCCCCACTTCGGCTTCTACAGCCGCGCCAATACCGCTGGCGCCGTTGACGGCCACCCCAAGCTGGTGACCTTCTATCAACCGCAGCTCGAACAGGTCCTGCGCGAACGGCTGGCGGCGCACGCCACGGTTCACGTCGCCCTGGGGGCCAGCCTGCAGGGCTTCGAGCAGGACGCATCCGGCGTGCGCGCCCAGATCAGCGATGCCAGCGGCACCCCACGCGATGTGCACGCCAAGTACATCGTCGGGGCCGACGGTGCCAACTCGCTGGTGCGCAGCCTGCTGGGCCTGGACTTCAAAGGCAAGACCTACGCCGAAGACTGGCTGGTGGTGGACGCCAAGCGCCTGCCGCAAGCTATAGACCATGTCGAGTTCATCTGCGACCCCCAACGCCCCACGCCGCACATGGTGGCGCCCGGTGATCGCCAGCGCTGGGAGTTCAAGCTGCAGCCCGGTGAAACGCGAGAAGAGATGGAACGCCCCGAAACCGTTCGTCGCCTGCTGGCACCCTGGGCGCAAGGGCAGGAGATAGACATCGAGCGTGTGGCGGTCTACCGCTTCCACGCACGCGTGGCCGACACCTTCCAGGTGAAGCGCGCCTTTCTGGTGGGGGATGCCGCCCACATCACGCCCCCCTTTGTGGGCCAGGGCCTGGTCGCGGGGCTGCGCGATGTCGCCAATCTGGGCTGGAAGCTGGCCTGGGTGGTGCAAGGCCGAGCCCAGGAGGCGCTGTTGCCAACGTACAGCCGCGAGCGCCAGCCCCATGCCCGCGAGATGATCCAGCTGGCGCAATGGATGGGGCGCCTGGTCATGCCGGGCAACAGCATGCAGGCCTGGCTCACGCACGGCATGATGAAGACCTTGTCATCCATCCCGCGCATCAAGAACCTGTTCGAGAACCTGGAGATCAAACCGGCCAACCGCTTCAAGACGGGCTGCTTTGCGCCCGGCAAAGCCTGTGCGGGTTTGATCCGTGGCGGGCAATTGCCTCAGGGCTGGGTGCGCGCCCTCCACGACCGCGAGCACATGCTCAGCGACGACGCACTCGGGCAGGGGCTGGTGCTGGTGGGCTTTGGTGTGGACCCCGCCGCCAGCCTGCCCCAGGACGTGCGCAACAAGTGGCGTCAGGCCGGTGGGCAGTTCCTGCGCATCGCACCGCGCGGGCAACCGGCAAATGAAGCCACCGTCCCCACCTGGGAAGACCTCGACAATTCATTTGGCTCGCCCAAGGTGCCAGCAGGCTGGGTGGCGGCCGTGCGGCCAGATCGCGTGGTCATGGCGGATGGCCCCTTGGCTTCCACCACGCAGCTGGCTCAGCAGAGCCTGGCCTTGTTGTGCGCCACCTGA